One Dioscorea cayenensis subsp. rotundata cultivar TDr96_F1 chromosome 17, TDr96_F1_v2_PseudoChromosome.rev07_lg8_w22 25.fasta, whole genome shotgun sequence DNA window includes the following coding sequences:
- the LOC120281424 gene encoding vesicle transport protein SFT2B, which translates to MERIKRFQQSLLILAGEGEQEEDLLGESSGSFSLSPLQRLYGFALCLVAGFAFMLLSLIVFYRPIKFAVMFSFGNILAVGSTAFFIGPVEQARMMLDPVRVYATIIYIGSVILALICALVVHNKVLTMIAIIVEICALIWYSLSYIPFARRMVSELLISCCDTEI; encoded by the exons ATGGAAAGGATCAAAAGGTTTCAGCAATCTCTGCTGATACTGGCTGGGGAAGGAGAGCAAGAAGAGGACTTGTTGGGAGAATCCAGTGGATCCTTTTCCCTCTCTCCTTTGCAG AGATTGTATGGCTTTGCTTTGTGTTTGGTTGCTGGTTTCGCTTTCATGCTTCTG TCACTGATTGTTTTCTACAGGCCCATTAAATTTGCAGTAATGTTCAGTTTTGGGAACATACTGGCCGTAGGAAG CACAGCCTTCTTCATTGGGCCTGTAGAACAAGCAAGGATGATGCTTGATCCAGTCCGTGTTTATGCAACGATTATCTATATTGGTAGTGTCATTCTTGCTCTTATATGTGCACTTGTG GTTCATAACAAAGTGCTGACAATGATTGCAATCATTGTTGAAATCTGTGCTCTCATTTG GTACAGTCTAAGTTATATTCCCTTTGCTCGAAGAATGGTTTCAGAATTGCTGATTAGCTGTTGTGACACTGAAATTTAG